In one Gracilinanus agilis isolate LMUSP501 chromosome 6, AgileGrace, whole genome shotgun sequence genomic region, the following are encoded:
- the LOC123251930 gene encoding vomeronasal type-1 receptor 3-like, producing MISHDEVLGIICLNLIALGILGNSFLLYLYGHKSITGHRIKPMNMIVIHIAFSNSMLILFGGVPKIMQIWVFKSFLVCSEVKIITYLIRMARGLSLCSSCLLSVSQAITISPYSPMWAGLKARAPKCTLPCCLFCWVLNLLIAIFIPMYVTCPKNSSKERGNIWYSSLDLHAINTIKIAIWKSVYDGLFVGLLTITSSYMMLILYRHHRRVQYIHQTNMSLRTSPEVRATKAILILMISFVCFTTISSPFSVYMIYSEETKHWVIHGIIILSLCHPAVSPFILISSDTQITWACHAF from the coding sequence ATGATTTCTCACGATGAAGTCTTGGGAATTATCTGCCTGAATCTTATTGCTCTTGGAATCCTGGGGAACTCTTTCCTCCTTTACCTATATGGCCATAAATCTATCACTGGTCATAGAATAAAACCTATGAACATGATTGTCATTCACATTGCCTTTTCTAATTCCATGTTGATTCTCTTTGGAGGAGTCCCTAAGATAATGCAGATCTGGGTGTTTAAATCTTTCCTAGTTTGTTCTGAGGTTAAAATCATAACTTACCTGATAAGAATGGCCCGGGGCCTTTCCCTTTGTAGCTCATGCCTCCTCAGTGTCTCCCAGGCAATCACCATCAGTCCCTATAGTCCCATGTGGGCAGGGCTCAAAGCCAGAGCCCCAAAATGCACTCTCCCCTGCTGTCTCTTTTGCTGGGTTCTCAATTTACTGATAGCAATCTTCATTCCTATGTATGTGACCTGCCCAAAAAATAGCAGCAAAGAGAGGGGGAATATTTGGTATAGCTCTTTGGACTTACATGCcataaatactataaaaattgCAATCTGGAAGTCTGTTTATGATGGTCTATTTGTGGGTCTCCTGACCATTACCAGCAGCTACATGATGCTCATCTTATATAGACACCACCGAAGGGTCCAGTACATTCACCAAACAAACATGTCCCTCAGGACTTCCCCAGAGGTCAGAGCCACCAAAGCCATTCTGATACTGATGATCTCATTTGTCTGCTTTACCACAATCAGTTCCCCTTTTAGTGTTTATATGATATATTCTGAAGAAACTAAACACTGGGTGATACATGGCATCATCATTCTGTCCCTGTGTCATCCTGCAGTAAGCCCCTTTATACTGATCAGTAGTGACACTCAGATCACCTGGGCCTGCCATGCCTTCTGA